The window GCCGCGCCGTGAAGGCCGATGGACGTTACGGGGGCCTGCCGGTCATCCTGATGAGCGGCAACGTGGACGACGAGATCCGCAGCCAGGCCAGGGAGGTCGGTGCGGACGGCGTGCTGCGCAAGCCCTTCCGGTCCGAGGAACTGATGCCGATGGTCGAGGGCATCCTGGCCCGCAGCGGGGAGACCGCGGGGGCCGAGGCGGGCGCGCCGCTGGAGGAGCCGGCCGGTGAGGCGGACGTGGCGGCCGAGCCTGCCACGTCCGGGGAGCGCATCCAGAACGCTCACCTTGACGCCCTGAACGAGGTGCTGCAGCGCTACGAGGACCACCCGCGCATGCTGGACGCCGTGATCCTGGACCGCGAGGGCCGGCCCATCCGGCAGACCGGCACGCGCCTGCCGGAGAACATCACGACCTTCGCGCGTTTCTTCACGAACACCGCCGGGGTGCTCGGGCAGCAGATGCTCGGGGAAGCGATTCAGGACGTGACGATCCGGTACGGCGCGCACGAGATGGTCATTCACAGCCTGCCCGGTCACTTCGTGATCGTGCTCCTCGGCGAAGGCGCCCACGCCCTGCAGGCCTGAACGCCCACGCAGCGCGGCCCGGCCCCATCAGTGGCCGGGCCGCGCTGTTGTGTGGGCGTTCAGGTCACGGCGGGCAGGCCAGGCCGGGCGCGGTGCAGGAAGCGCCAGGTGAGCAGCGCCGAGGACGTGAGCAGCCCGGCGGTCAGGCCGAACCACAGGCCCTGCCCGCCCAGGCCCAGCGGGAAGGCCAGCAGGGCGCCCAGGCCCAGGCCGACCAGCCAGTAGGAGGCCAGGGAAATCAGCATGGGCACGCGGGTGTCCTGCAGGCCGCGCAGGGCGGCGTTGGCGGTGACCTGCAGGCCGTCGAAGGCCTGGAACAGCGCAGCGATCAGCAGGTACCCGGTGGCGGTGGCGACCAGCGCGGCGTTGGCAGGCGCGTGGGCGTCCACGAACAGGCCGATCACGGCGCGGGGGGCGAGCAGGTACAGCAGGCTCACGGTGAGCATGAACCCCACGGCGAGCTGCATGCCGATCAGCCCGGCGCGGCGGGCCTGGGCGGGCTGCTTGCGGCCGCTGAGGTGCGCCACGCGGATGCCGACGGCGGTGGACAGGCCCAGCGGGACCATGAAGGCGGCGGTGATGATCTGCAGGGCGACGTTGTGCGCGGCGAGGGTTTCGGTGCCGAACTGCGCCATCAGCAGGGACGTCACGCCGAACAGGCCCACCTCGGCGCCCAGGGTCAGGCCGATGGGCACGCCGACGTGCAGCAGCTGGCGGTACTCGCGTCGCACCGCGCCGGCCGGCAGGGCCGCACCAGGGCGCAGGGCCGGCCAGGCGAAGCGCAGCAGGGTCAGGAACACCAGCCACAGGGTGAGCACGGTGCTCAGGACCGGGCCGCGGAAGCCCAGGGGGGGCAGCGGGCCCCAGCCGAAGGCCAGGGCGGGCGCCAGGCCGGCGGACGCGGCGACGCCGAGCAGCAGCGCGGCCGTGACGGTGCGGGGCTGCCCGGTCGCCTCGAGGATGCCGCGGCAGGTCATGAAGCCCATCGAGGCGGGCAGCACCAGCGCAAGCGTGCGCAGGGTCTCCTGAATCAACCCGGCGTCGAGGCCGGCGGGGCTGCGCTGCGCGACCAGGGGCGCGCCCAGCCACAGCAGCGTCCCGAAGCCCAGGGCGAGGCTGGCGCCGAGCAGCGCGCCGGCCCGGGCGGTGACGCGCACGGCCTGGGGGTCCTGGGCGCCGTGCGCGGCGGCGACGCGCGCGGGAACGCTCAGCATGACGCCGACCAGGACCATCAGGCCCAGGTTGAACAGGGCGTTGACGTACGCGATGGTGGCGAGTTCGGTGGTGCCCAGGCGGCCCATCACGGCCGTGCCGATCAGGGTCATGCCGTTGGAGGCGAACTGGGAGACCACGACCGGCACGGCGAGGGTCATGAGGTTGCGCCACTCCGGCCGGGGCGGGGCGGGGGGGGTGGGGGCGGGCCGGGTCACCGGGGCAGTGTAGGCAGGCGGGCGCCGCCCCGCTGAGGAAAATGTCGGGTTTCAGCGGGGGGCGCGCTCACCGGGCGCTGCGCAGGTCGGTGACGCGGCGCAGTTTTCCGCCCTCGCTGCGGGGCAGGCTGCCGGGCACGCACAGTTCGCATTTCACGCTCACGCCGACCTGCACCTTGATCTGGCGGGTGATCTCGTCGCGCAGCGCGGCGGATTCCGTGTCGGTTTCCACCTGCAGGGTCAGGTCGTCCATCAGGCCGGTG is drawn from Deinococcus ficus and contains these coding sequences:
- a CDS encoding response regulator, yielding MPEILIVDDSISVRRALEITLRNNAMQSRSTVSGEEAMELLHSGAYQCDAMLVDVIMPGMSGIDVCRAVKADGRYGGLPVILMSGNVDDEIRSQAREVGADGVLRKPFRSEELMPMVEGILARSGETAGAEAGAPLEEPAGEADVAAEPATSGERIQNAHLDALNEVLQRYEDHPRMLDAVILDREGRPIRQTGTRLPENITTFARFFTNTAGVLGQQMLGEAIQDVTIRYGAHEMVIHSLPGHFVIVLLGEGAHALQA
- a CDS encoding MATE family efflux transporter — encoded protein: MTRPAPTPPAPPRPEWRNLMTLAVPVVVSQFASNGMTLIGTAVMGRLGTTELATIAYVNALFNLGLMVLVGVMLSVPARVAAAHGAQDPQAVRVTARAGALLGASLALGFGTLLWLGAPLVAQRSPAGLDAGLIQETLRTLALVLPASMGFMTCRGILEATGQPRTVTAALLLGVAASAGLAPALAFGWGPLPPLGFRGPVLSTVLTLWLVFLTLLRFAWPALRPGAALPAGAVRREYRQLLHVGVPIGLTLGAEVGLFGVTSLLMAQFGTETLAAHNVALQIITAAFMVPLGLSTAVGIRVAHLSGRKQPAQARRAGLIGMQLAVGFMLTVSLLYLLAPRAVIGLFVDAHAPANAALVATATGYLLIAALFQAFDGLQVTANAALRGLQDTRVPMLISLASYWLVGLGLGALLAFPLGLGGQGLWFGLTAGLLTSSALLTWRFLHRARPGLPAVT